The Desulfuromonadales bacterium DNA segment GAGATCGGGACAGACGATGAGATCGCTGCGATGGATTGCATCGACAAAGAGCTTCGGCGGCCGTTTCCGGATGACTGCGCCGCCAAGCGCCATTACAAGCGGGCTCTGTGTGCAGGCGCTGTTTCCCGTCAGGCTGTTGCCGGGACCGTCGAGCGCTGCCTTGCGGACGAGGATTTCATGGGCGAAACAGTCCGCAACGGGGGTGTCGGGAACTGAAAGAATACGAACCCTTTCCCCATGGCGAGGCCGAAGCCTAGGCCGTCTTTGCGCCCCTGCTCAATGATCCCTTCTCCCGCCACCAACAGTTTCCCGACAAGCCCACCCCGGTTCTCCCGCTGATCTGCACGGCCGCATCCCTCCGTAGTCCGGATCAGGTTTTTATCCGCTTCGGCATGCAGAGATTGCGTCCTCGATTGGTCCGGCCGCCGCAGTTGGCACAGACGTATTTCGGGTTTTTCAGCAGTGGGTCCAACTCGGGTTTGGGCAGGCGGGCCTTCAGTTCGCACAGGTGCAGATGGTGTTCCTCGGGGTGGGTGCAGGACCGTTCATTGGCCATGGCGATCGCTCTGAACGAACATGAAAGGATGGACTTGTCGCCTGAACTTTACCGCCTTTCCGCGTCAAGGCAACTTACGCCGAAGTCTGCAGCAGCCCAGTGCCCGATAGTGGCTTATACCGCTGGCTCGGCGAGCAGGAGGCGGTTCTTCGGCGTGATGCCGGCGGGGATCTGCTGGGTGAAGACCCGGTAGCCCCGGCTGCGGAGGCCGGCGGCGCGGGTGATGTCTTGGGCGAGGGGGCCGTCGAGCCACCCTTCCAGGCCGCCGAGATCGGCGCTGTCGAGCTCGTGGCAGCAAGGCAGGACCGCCACACGCGCGCGGGCGGCGACGGCCCGCTCCAGAACCAGGTCGGTCAGGCCGCCGCAGGCGTGCACCGACACGACCAGATCCGATGGCTGCAGCGCCAGTCGCTCCAGGTCGTCCTCGATGAACCTGACCCGCCCCGCCAGCCGCGGCCAACTCTTCACCAGCGACTCCTGCAGCTTGCCGGCGCTCGCCGGCAGGCTGCGGTCGACCGCCAGCGCCTCGGGAGAGCTGTCATCGAGCAGCAGGAGAATCTGCGCCAGCAGGCCGTGCCCGCAGGCAAGATCGACCACCCGGCCGCCCCGGAAACGGCGGCGGACCCGGCGGGCGACCTCCCAGGCCTCGTAAAGCTCCTTGCGCGGCAGGCAGCCGGCCCGGCAGACTGCCCGGGCGATGCGGTCGAAGAGGGTATCGCCGGCGAACCGGGGGAGGAGCTTTTCGGTCAAGCGGTTGCGGGATGAGCGGTCCATGCAAAATTCTCCCTTCGCCACCGAGAATACGAAGGAGACGCATGCAAGACAAGGAGAATTGTCGCCCTCAGCTCAGGCACTGGAAGAGCCCCGTGCACCACAGGCAGCTGCCGCAGGGTTCGTTCTTGATGTGGCAGTCCTGCTCGAAGTGATTGGTCTGCACGTAGTCGCAGGGGGCGACGGAGCAGTCGGTGCAGGGGGAGTGGTCGTAGTCGAGCACCCCCTTGCGGAAGCTCCGGAAAGCGGGATCGTTCCAGATTTCCAGGATTCCTCGCCGGCTCAGATTGCCGAAGGCTCGCGGTTTTACCGGCTGCGCCCAGCCCCCGGCGAAACAGCTGTAGCGGTGCCAGAGGAAATAGCAGGGATGCACATCGCCGTCCCAGGAGACGAAGGCCCCGCCCGCCTCGACAAATTCGCAACGCCGCTCCTGGCGCGGTGCCTCAGCGGGCAGGCGCAGGTCGAGCCCGGTCTCCGCGGCCACCTCCCGCGCCTCGGCCA contains these protein-coding regions:
- a CDS encoding methyltransferase, with amino-acid sequence MDRSSRNRLTEKLLPRFAGDTLFDRIARAVCRAGCLPRKELYEAWEVARRVRRRFRGGRVVDLACGHGLLAQILLLLDDSSPEALAVDRSLPASAGKLQESLVKSWPRLAGRVRFIEDDLERLALQPSDLVVSVHACGGLTDLVLERAVAARARVAVLPCCHELDSADLGGLEGWLDGPLAQDITRAAGLRSRGYRVFTQQIPAGITPKNRLLLAEPAV